AATGTATTGTATTTAGTTATAAAAAAATCGATATACGGTATACCTAAATATTATTTCACCAAGCATGGTTTAATGATATAGAACTCTTATTTTTATCTGCGATATGGCTAATTCTTATTTACCTTTTCCGCATTTTAAAATTCAAACCCATTTTCCTTTTTTTGAAAATACGCGGGATAGATATTTTTAGAATTTACCAAATTCAAATAGAGTTCTGCTTAAGTGAACTGTGACAATCCACTAGGTTCCGCTTTAAAAACTGGTAAGAATTTTAATTTTTCAAGTTGCCAAAGCACTTTTTATTCAGAATATGGAGTTGTCTCATTTAAATTATCCAAAAATACACAAAGGCGGTTATGTAATGGGAATTGTAAATCTGATTATGGGTTTAGTTGCGGCTGTTTTAATCGCTACAGGTATTAAAAAAGAAGAGCCAATTAATCCAGAAGATAAAAAAACTAAAGTCGAAATACTTGAAAAACATAAAGTCATTGAAAGAACTTTCGAATTTGAAGAATTAAAAAAGAGAGCCAGAGAATTACTTTCAAAACCATACAAAGAACCTAAAAAATCAATTAATAAAAGTCTGGCTGAGTTAAACTATGACAAATATAAAAACATTCGTTTTTTGCCTGAAAAATCAGTCTGGCGAGAAGAGGGCAGTCCTTTTCAATTACAATTTTTACATCCAGGATATATTTATGATTATAATGTTTTAATCAACGAAGTAAAAAAATCAAAGGCTTTTCCTATTTATTATAATGCAAATTATTTTGATTTTTCCTCCGTTCAATTAAAGGAAAAAAATTCCACGGAAGTTGGATTTTCAGGGTTTAAGATTCATTATCCTCTAAACACCGAAGAACATACAGATGAATTTGTAGTATTTCAAGGAGCAAGTTATTTTCGTGCGGTGTCTCAAAATCAATATTACGGTTTATCTGCGCGTGGTCTTGCGACTAATACTGGTATGCCGTATCCAGAGGATTTTCCTATTTTTAAAGAATTTTGGATTAAAAAACCATCTTCTAATGATGAGTCAATTAAAGTATATGCACTAATGGATGGTAAATCAGCAGTTGGCGCTTATGAGTTCGAATTCATTCCTGGAAAGATAACAGAAACAAAAGTAAACGCAGAGATTATATTGCGAAAAGAAGTAGACCGTTTAGGAATTGCTCCTCTTACTAGTATGTATTGGTATGGAGAAAACTCTGAGGCTAATCATCCTTCTGCGTATCCAGAAGTTCATGATTCTGACGGATTACTTATATTAAATGCAAATGATGAATGGATTTGGCGACCTCTAGAAAATCCCAAAAAACCAACCATCAATAGTTTTGTTTCAGAAAACGTAAGAGGATTCGGACTTTTGCAGAGAGATAGAGATTTCGCAAGTTACGAAGATTCGGAAATGAAATATCATCTTCGCCCGGGTGCATGGATTGAACCAAACGGAGATTGGGGAAAAGGAAGTGTTCAGCTCTATCGTATTCCGACCAAACAAGATTCTGATGATAATATCGGAGCGTTTTGGGTACCTGCTGAAATGCCGAAAGTAGGCGAAAGTTTTAAACTTTCTTATAATATATTTTGGGTAAATCAAAATCCAAACAGTAAAACGATCGCTGATGTAGTGGCTACTCGTGTTAAACCTGTCCCAAAGGAGTCTGATTCTTTTTTATATCATATTGATTTTAAAGGTGGAAAATTAAAAGGTATCGAATCTGCATCTGAATTGGATGCAGTGATTACTGCCACAGAAAATGGTACGATTTCAGAAATCGTCGTTCAGAAAATTCCAGAAACTGAAAAATGGAGATGTAGCTTTAAATTGACTATGAAGGCGAATAATAAACCGATTGAACTGAAGGCATTTTTAAAAAAAGGGGATTCTGTTATTACAGAATCTTGGACGAACTCACTTGACCTTTAAAAGCTTAAAATCTTACAAAAAGAGTGATGATTCGTTAAGAGTAGAAAAAATTTATACTAAATTATTAGCCTTCGGTGTTCATGATTTGTCGGAGGTTAACCAAATTATAGAGAAATATAATTCTATGAATTTGGAATCTAAAAAAAACGAGTCAAATATAATCGATTTACTGGTATAT
This sequence is a window from Leptospiraceae bacterium. Protein-coding genes within it:
- a CDS encoding glucan biosynthesis protein, giving the protein MELSHLNYPKIHKGGYVMGIVNLIMGLVAAVLIATGIKKEEPINPEDKKTKVEILEKHKVIERTFEFEELKKRARELLSKPYKEPKKSINKSLAELNYDKYKNIRFLPEKSVWREEGSPFQLQFLHPGYIYDYNVLINEVKKSKAFPIYYNANYFDFSSVQLKEKNSTEVGFSGFKIHYPLNTEEHTDEFVVFQGASYFRAVSQNQYYGLSARGLATNTGMPYPEDFPIFKEFWIKKPSSNDESIKVYALMDGKSAVGAYEFEFIPGKITETKVNAEIILRKEVDRLGIAPLTSMYWYGENSEANHPSAYPEVHDSDGLLILNANDEWIWRPLENPKKPTINSFVSENVRGFGLLQRDRDFASYEDSEMKYHLRPGAWIEPNGDWGKGSVQLYRIPTKQDSDDNIGAFWVPAEMPKVGESFKLSYNIFWVNQNPNSKTIADVVATRVKPVPKESDSFLYHIDFKGGKLKGIESASELDAVITATENGTISEIVVQKIPETEKWRCSFKLTMKANNKPIELKAFLKKGDSVITESWTNSLDL